Sequence from the Neisseria subflava genome:
GGTTAATATTTTAAGATATTTTGATGATAATTGATTAAATGATTACACTTAATTCATCAGCCTTTATAGGAACAAATCATTAAGGTTACACCACAACCATCCATGTGAAAAGTGGAAAAGAGTTTTGGAAAGCTATAAATCGTAGCAATCCAAAAGATAAAACAATTTATGAAGTAAAATAATTTATGAAAGGTTAAAAATGATTTACTCAGCAAAGCTAAAAAAAATGGATGAAACAATTGAGGAATTTGCATATTTTTCTATAGAAAATAACGATCTATATTGTTTCCTTAATTGTTGTCCAATGGCTATTGAAGTAAATAAAGTTTACAATGTGGAACTTGACTATTTCATTATTGATGAATTTATATTGGAAGAGGTTAATACAGATGAATCTGTTATTATTCCTTTTGAAAGAATAGGTGATAGTACACAATATAAGATAACAGGTAGGCTAGATGGCAATACATTTACAGCTGGAAATATTTGCTTTGAAGATGATGCTCTTCAATTAGAATATTCTTATTTAGATGGCAGATTAATTACTTTAACTGTATGGAGATTAAGTATATCCGTAATTTCTGAAAGAATATAATCGTTATATTTTCTAAGAAAATTATTGTCTATATAAACCGTGTCGTCTGAAAAAATCCCAATTTTCAGACGGCTTGAGACCTTAGTAAAAAAACCTAAGTTTTTACCCAGGCATTTAGGGAATTCCTTATAAGAATCTTCTTTCAGCAAACCGAACAAACTATGATCAACAAATACATCGACCGATTCCTTTTGTTAAAGCTGGAGAAAGTGATTGATTGGCAGCTGTAGGCTGTTTTTAAAAGAAAATATGCTGTCAGACTTTGCCTTTCTTTCGTCAAACTGATAAACTGTTTGCCATTATTGTTGACCGAGGCATAAATTTTTCATGAAAGACGCAGAGCAGAGTAGTTGTTATACCGCTTCTTTCCCTTTATTTATGCCCGAAATTTGGCAGTCTGTCCGTTTTAAGCGGAACGGCTGCCTTTTTGTATTTTAAAGGAACGCAATCATTATGGATTTCAGTTGGTTGGCCGAGCCGCATACTTGGATAGGCTTTGCCACGCTTCTGGTGTTGGAAGTTGTTTTAGGTATTGATAACCTTGTTTTCGTAGCGATTTTGGCAAACAAGGTCAAACCGTCGCAACGGGATAGGGCGCGGATAACGGGCTTGGGTTTGGCTGTCGTTATTCGGATTTTCATGCTGGGCTTTATGGCGCACATCATGACGCTGACGCGTCCTTTGTTTGAACTGGGTGGCTTGGAGATTTCCGGCAAAGACATGATTATGTTTGCCGGCGGTATTTTCCTGCTTTATAAAGCGACTACCGAGCTGCACGAACGCCTTGAAGGCCACAATCAATTTGCGGTTGCTGAAGGGCAGAAGAAGCATTCTTCTTTTTGGGGCGTTGTGGCGCAAATCTTGATTTTGGATGCGGTTTTCTCTATCGATTCTGTTATTACGGCAGTGGCGATGGTGGATCATATTGTGGTGGCAATGGGGGCGGTTGTTGTGGCGATGACTGTGATGATTTCTGCCAGCAAACCGTTGACTGCCTTTGTGGACAAGCATCCGACCGTTGTGATGTTGTGTCTGGGTTTCTTGTTGATGATTGGTTTCAGCCTGATCGCGGAAGCCTTCCATTTCCATATTCCGAAAGGCTATTTGTATGCGGCGATCGGCTTCTCGATTTTGATCGAACTGTTTAATCAGGTTTCGCAAAAGAATGCCCGCAAAAATGACTACATCAGTACCTCTTGGCGTAAGCGTACCGCTGAAAATGTGTTGGGCATGATGGGTATCCGCGAAAGCATTTTGGCAAAAGCAGGCGATAACGGCGGTGATGACGAGCATTTTGAAGAAAACGAAAAATCCATGATTCGCAGCGTGCTGACTTTGGCGGAGCGTCCGATTATGGGCGTGATGATTCCGCGTCGGGAAATCGAGAAATTGGATATTTCCCAAAGTCGGGAAGAACAAAATGCGCAGTTGAAAAATACGCCGTATAGCCGTTTGTTGGTTGTTGGTAAGGCAGGTGTAGATGAGCCTTTGGGCTATATCAGTAAAAAAGATTTGCTGAACCAGCTGCTTGAATCGGGTGAAATCAATATTCAGACGGCCTTGCGCCAGCCATTAATTTTGCCGGACAGTACGACAGCGTTGAATGCGATTGAATTGTTCCGTCAAAGCAGCGCGGATTATGCCTTGGTGGTGGATGAATTTGGTGCGGTGTTGGGTATGGTGACCATGAAAGATTTGTTGGAAACCATTGCCGGTGAATTCCCCGAAGAATTCGAGCGTGAGGAAGAAGAGGCTGCTCCAGCCAGTCAGGATGAAACGCTGTCTGTGGATGGTGCATTGGAGTATGTGGAATTGGCTTCCCAGTTAAATCTGCCTGCTCAAGAGGAAGACGCGGACTTTCATACTGTTGCCGGTTTGATTATGGAAGAATTGCAAAGTATTCCTGATGTGGGTGATTTCATCGATTATCATGGCTGGCGTTTTGAAGTGGTTGAGAAGGACGGACAACGGATTGCCCGTGTAAAAATCAATCGTTTGCCGGAAGAAGAATAAGTAAAAGCTAATATAGTAAAGGCCGTCTGAAAATGTCCAGACGGCCTTTTTATTTATCCGACTTTAGTTACCGTAATGTCCCGAGCCTAAAATTCGGTATGAATGTGCGCCCGTCGCATGGTAGGGATTGCTTGGAACTTGATTGCACCAACAGGCTGCAAGCCAGGCAAAAGCGGCAGCTTCAACCCATTGCGGGTCAAGATGGAGCTTGGCTGTGCTGTGCAATTTGGTGTCGGGAGAAAACAGGGTTTCCAAGTCTTGCATCAAAACCGGATTGCGGATGCCGCCACCGCAGATATAAAGATGATGAATCGCCGGAGCAGCTTGTTTGGTCGCGTCAAAAATAGTTTGTGCAGTATAAAAGACCAATGTGCGTATCGCATCTTCCGGCTTTTCATTACCTTTCAGACGGCCTTGAAGCCAGCCTAGGGAAAACAATTCTCGGCCTGTGCTTTTCGGATAAGGGCGGCTGAAGTAAGGATGATCGAGCAGGGAAGCGAGCAGGTCAGGGAGGATTTTGCCTTGTGCGGCTTTTTCCCCGTTTTTGTCGTAAGGCTGCTGCCAGATATGTTGCATCCATGCATCCATCAGCATATTGCCGGGGCCGGTATCGAAGCCGAAAGAAGGGCTGTCGGGCGGGAGGATGCTGATATTGGAAATGCCTCCAATGTTGAGTACGGCTCGGGTTTCATTCGCATCTTGAAATAGCGCTTCGTGAAAAGCGGGGACGAGGGGCGCACCTTGACCGTTGCAGGCAAGGTCGCGGCTGCGGAAGTCGCCGACCGTGAAAATGCCGGTCAGTTCGGCTAACAGGGAGAGGTTGACCAGTTGAATGCTGTAACCGTGTTCAGGCGCATGGCGGATGGTTTGTCCGTGGCAGCCGATCGCGGCAATGTCTTTGGCCGACAGGTTTTGTTCTGCCAATAGTTGTTGGACGGTTTGGGCGTATAGGCGGCTGAGTGTTTGCGCCAGGATATTGCTTCTGTGCAATTCATTTTCGCCTATGTCTTGCAGTGCCAACAATTCTTGGCGCAGGCCGTCTGAATAGGGTAGAAAGCTGTGGGCAACGGCTTGTTGCCATTGCTTGCCCTGCATTTGAATCAGTACGGCATCGGCACCGTCCATGCTGGTTCCTGACATGATGCCGATATAGTATTGGGGTTGCATTTCGGTTACAGAAAGAGAAGGTAAAACGACATTTTAACGCCTTTTGACGTTTTTACGGGAATTTCGGCATTTAATGTAAATAGTTGGTGCAAGAAAGATTACAAAAAGGTTAAAATAACGCGACTCAACATGTTTTCCAAAAGGAAACTTTCCATGGCTCAAACTCAGTCGAGTGCGAACTTGAAGCTGATTAATACGGTTTTTGCCGCTATGCTTGTGAGCATGGTCGGCTATTTTATTTATTGGGGTTTGGGTTATACCCACTACAACCACTCCGGCCTGTTTATCCTTGCTACCTTTTTCGGCGTCTTCATGGCGTTTAATGTGGGTGGCAACGATATTGCCAACTCTTTCGGTACAAGTGTTGGCTCCGGCACATTGACCATTCCGCAAGCTTTGCTGATTGCGGCAGTATTTGAAGTCAGCGGCGCAGTGATTGCCGGTGGCGAGGTAACAGATACCATCCGTAAGGGTATTGTCGATTTGAATGGCATGCATCTGGATCCGATGCAGTTTGTCTTTATTATGATGTCTGCGCTTTTGGCTGCGGCATTGTGGCTACTTTTTGCATCGCGCAAAGGTCTGCCGGTTTCTACGACACACGCCATTATCGGCGGTATCGTCGGTAGCGCCCTGTGTATGGCAGCATTGAACGGTGTGGATTCCGTTGCGCTGATTCAATGGGACAAGTTGGGCGAAATTGCCTTGTCTTGGATTTTGTCTCCGGTATTGGGCGGTATCGTTTCCTATCTATTGTTTTCACGAATTAAGAAAAACGTTTTGGACTACAACTCTTGGGCCGATAATACGCTCAAAGGCATCAAGTTTGAGAAGAAAGCCTATAAAGAAGAACACCGCCTGTTTTTTGAAGCCTTGAGTGAATCTGAAAAAGTCGAATACGCCACCAAAATGGCGCACGATGCCCAAATTTATGATGAGCCGGACTTTGATCCTGAAGAATTACAGTCTGAGTATTATCGCGGTCTGCACCGCTTTGACAGCCGTAAGGGCGAAGTAGATTCTTACAAAGCCCTGCATTCCTGGGTACCGTTTATTGCTTCTGTCGGCGGTATGATGATTGCGGCCATGTTGATTTTCAAAGGTCTGAAAAATCTGCATTTGGGTATGAGCAACGTCAACAGCTTCCTGACCATTTTCATGATCGGCGCGGCTATTTGGATGGGTACGTTTGTATTCGCCAAAAGTTTGAAACGCAAAGATTTGGATAAATCGACTTTCCAAATGTTCTCATGGATGCAGGTATTTACCGCTTGCGGTTTTGCATTCAGCCATGGTGCAAACGATATTGCCAATGCGATTGGTCCGTTTGCCGCGATTATGGATGTGTTGCGTACCAACAGCATTACTGCCCAAAACGCCGTGCCGCCGATTGCCATGTTGACTTTCGGTATCGCTTTGATCGTCGGCTTGTGGTTTGTCGGCAAAGAAGTGATTAAAACCGTAGGCACCAGCTTGGCAGAAATGCACCCCGCGTCAGGCTTCTCAGCAGAGCTTTCTGCCGCCGCCGTCGTGATGGCCGCATCATTTATGGGCTTGCCTGTTTCCAGTACCCATATTTTGGTGGGTGCCGTTTTGGGTATCGGCTTGGTTAACCGCAATGCCAACTGGAAATTGATGAAACCGATCGGCCTTGCTTGGGTTATTACCTTGCCTGCCGCTGCCGTTTTGTCTGTTGTCAGCTATTTGGTTTTGCAAGCCGTGTTTTAATTGATTATTTTATTTCAAAAGGCCGTCTGAAAGATATTTCAGACGGTTAATTTTGTAAGGTATAAATTTTAGTTTGTTTTAACGATGTATAAATCATGCTGTTCAATGTTTGAACTGATATAAGAATAATCAAGGTAATAGAGAAATACCTTATTGGGAATATCTTAGCAAAGATTTTGGTTTCAAAACTTGGCTTGGTGAGGGAAAAAGCTATTTTTAATCAGTCTACTATAAGGTTAAGGCAATAAAAAAGCCCCAATTCATCGATGTTAAAGATGTCGTATTGAATTGGGGTCTCTATTTATTTAGTGCAAGCCTTATCAGGCCGTCTGAACATTATTCGGCAGCTTCGTTGGTCTCCGCTTGTACAGGAGCCGCTTCTGTTTCAGCGGTAGCCTTAGCGGCTTGGCGTTCGGCTTGTGCAGCTAATGCCTGTTGAACGGCTGGGTGCTGTTGGGCGATGGTTTGTTCTTCTGCGCTGACTTCGCCTTTGAAGCGGTTGTTCAAGTCAAAACGTTTGCCGCCGCGAGCCAGGGCTTTCAGATAGCGTGGACGGCGGCAGTGGTTGGCCAGTACGCGTGCAATCAGTGCAGGGTCGTATTGGGGTAGGGCGGCAACCAAGTCTTGGTCGATGCCAACGGCCAACGGTTTGAATCGTTTGAAAACATCATATTTGCCGTAAATGTGGTCGGCAATCATGTCTGTCTGTTTTTTCTTGCTCATGGTTTGGACGGCAGATTTCAGCGCAGCGCCCAAAGCGGTTTCTTGTGCCATTGCGGTTGTATTCCTCTAAATATAAATCCGTATTTTCGTCATACGGCAATAAGGTGCTATTGTAGTATAAAGACTGTGATTTGGCTAAATTTTTCTGAGAATATTCAGAAATAAACGGTTATTTTTCCAATTTGGCAATGTCCGGTGTATTAACCTGAACATCGGCATTTTGCGCACGATGGCGTAAGGCGTGGTCGATCAAGACCAATGCCAGCATGGCTTCTGCAATCGGAGCGGCGCGTAATCCGACGCAGGGGTCGTGGCGGCCGTGTGTGGCAAGCTCGACAGGGTTGCCCTCTATATCAATACTGCGGCGCGGTGTGGCGATGGAACTGGTCGGTTTGATGGCAATATTTACATGAATGTTTTGTCCGGTGCTGATGCCGCCCAAGATGCCGCCTGAGTGGTTGGATAGAAAACCTTGTGGCGTGAGCTCGTCACCGTGTTCGCTGCCACGTTGCGTTACGCTATTAAAACCTGCGCCGATTTCCACACCTTTGACAGCATTGATGCCCATCATGGCATAGGCAATTTCTGCATCGAGGCGGTCAAAAACAGGTTCGCCCAAGCCGACAGGGACATTGGCTGCTTCGATATGAAGTTTTGCGCCGACAGAATCCAATGATTTGCGCACGCTGTCCATATAGTTTTCCAAGTCCTCAATTTGGCTTTGGTTTGCTGCAAAAAAAGGATTTTGGGAAATATATTCGTAGCCTTCAAACTGGATTTCTTTTTCACCGACTTGGGTAACGTAGGCGGTAATTTCAGTGCCGAATTTTTCTTTCAGCCATTTTTTTGCAACTGCTCCGGCGGCAACGCGGGCAGCGGTTTCGCGGGCGGAACTTCTACCGCCGCCGCGATAGTCGCGTGTACCGTATTTGTGCCAGTAGGTGTAATCGGCGTGACCAGGGCGGAAGCTGGTGGCGATATTGCCATAGTCTTTGCTGCGTTGGTCGGTATTGCGGATTAGGAGGGCAATGGGTGTACCGGTGGTTTTGCCTTCGAATACGCCGGAGAGGATTTCGACTTGGTCGGCTTCGCGGCGCTGGGTAACGTGGCGGCTGGTGCCGGGTTTGCGGCGATCAAGGTCAAGCTGGATATCCGCTTCGCTCAGTTCTAATCCGGGCGGGCAGCCATCAATGATGCAGCCCAAGCCTGCGCCGTGGCTTTCGCCGAAAGTGGTAACGGTAAAGATTTGTCCGAAGGTGTTGCCTGCCATAGGGATACTCTTTTGAAATTGGGTTTGGAAATTTTTTGCTTGTTTGGATAATTCTCAGGCCGTCTGAACAGGG
This genomic interval carries:
- a CDS encoding TerC family protein; translated protein: MDFSWLAEPHTWIGFATLLVLEVVLGIDNLVFVAILANKVKPSQRDRARITGLGLAVVIRIFMLGFMAHIMTLTRPLFELGGLEISGKDMIMFAGGIFLLYKATTELHERLEGHNQFAVAEGQKKHSSFWGVVAQILILDAVFSIDSVITAVAMVDHIVVAMGAVVVAMTVMISASKPLTAFVDKHPTVVMLCLGFLLMIGFSLIAEAFHFHIPKGYLYAAIGFSILIELFNQVSQKNARKNDYISTSWRKRTAENVLGMMGIRESILAKAGDNGGDDEHFEENEKSMIRSVLTLAERPIMGVMIPRREIEKLDISQSREEQNAQLKNTPYSRLLVVGKAGVDEPLGYISKKDLLNQLLESGEINIQTALRQPLILPDSTTALNAIELFRQSSADYALVVDEFGAVLGMVTMKDLLETIAGEFPEEFEREEEEAAPASQDETLSVDGALEYVELASQLNLPAQEEDADFHTVAGLIMEELQSIPDVGDFIDYHGWRFEVVEKDGQRIARVKINRLPEEE
- a CDS encoding anhydro-N-acetylmuramic acid kinase, which produces MQPQYYIGIMSGTSMDGADAVLIQMQGKQWQQAVAHSFLPYSDGLRQELLALQDIGENELHRSNILAQTLSRLYAQTVQQLLAEQNLSAKDIAAIGCHGQTIRHAPEHGYSIQLVNLSLLAELTGIFTVGDFRSRDLACNGQGAPLVPAFHEALFQDANETRAVLNIGGISNISILPPDSPSFGFDTGPGNMLMDAWMQHIWQQPYDKNGEKAAQGKILPDLLASLLDHPYFSRPYPKSTGRELFSLGWLQGRLKGNEKPEDAIRTLVFYTAQTIFDATKQAAPAIHHLYICGGGIRNPVLMQDLETLFSPDTKLHSTAKLHLDPQWVEAAAFAWLAACWCNQVPSNPYHATGAHSYRILGSGHYGN
- a CDS encoding inorganic phosphate transporter, which codes for MAQTQSSANLKLINTVFAAMLVSMVGYFIYWGLGYTHYNHSGLFILATFFGVFMAFNVGGNDIANSFGTSVGSGTLTIPQALLIAAVFEVSGAVIAGGEVTDTIRKGIVDLNGMHLDPMQFVFIMMSALLAAALWLLFASRKGLPVSTTHAIIGGIVGSALCMAALNGVDSVALIQWDKLGEIALSWILSPVLGGIVSYLLFSRIKKNVLDYNSWADNTLKGIKFEKKAYKEEHRLFFEALSESEKVEYATKMAHDAQIYDEPDFDPEELQSEYYRGLHRFDSRKGEVDSYKALHSWVPFIASVGGMMIAAMLIFKGLKNLHLGMSNVNSFLTIFMIGAAIWMGTFVFAKSLKRKDLDKSTFQMFSWMQVFTACGFAFSHGANDIANAIGPFAAIMDVLRTNSITAQNAVPPIAMLTFGIALIVGLWFVGKEVIKTVGTSLAEMHPASGFSAELSAAAVVMAASFMGLPVSSTHILVGAVLGIGLVNRNANWKLMKPIGLAWVITLPAAAVLSVVSYLVLQAVF
- a CDS encoding ProQ/FINO family protein, which translates into the protein MAQETALGAALKSAVQTMSKKKQTDMIADHIYGKYDVFKRFKPLAVGIDQDLVAALPQYDPALIARVLANHCRRPRYLKALARGGKRFDLNNRFKGEVSAEEQTIAQQHPAVQQALAAQAERQAAKATAETEAAPVQAETNEAAE
- the aroC gene encoding chorismate synthase, translating into MAGNTFGQIFTVTTFGESHGAGLGCIIDGCPPGLELSEADIQLDLDRRKPGTSRHVTQRREADQVEILSGVFEGKTTGTPIALLIRNTDQRSKDYGNIATSFRPGHADYTYWHKYGTRDYRGGGRSSARETAARVAAGAVAKKWLKEKFGTEITAYVTQVGEKEIQFEGYEYISQNPFFAANQSQIEDLENYMDSVRKSLDSVGAKLHIEAANVPVGLGEPVFDRLDAEIAYAMMGINAVKGVEIGAGFNSVTQRGSEHGDELTPQGFLSNHSGGILGGISTGQNIHVNIAIKPTSSIATPRRSIDIEGNPVELATHGRHDPCVGLRAAPIAEAMLALVLIDHALRHRAQNADVQVNTPDIAKLEK